The genomic DNA GATAATGAAAATAATAGATAATGAGAGGAGAGTAATGAAATATGGATACAATAGAATGTATTAATTCGAAACGAAGTATCAGAGCATATGAGGAAACTCAAATTCCTTATGAAACAGTCATGGAGCTTCTGACATTGGGAACAAAGGCATCTACAGGCTCGAATCATCAGCCGTGGGGATTTGTTGTAATTCAGGATGCCCGGGAGATTGAAGATTTATCAAAAAATATAAAAGCCTATCTTTTGGAAAATCTTGAAAAATATCCTTATTTATCACAATATGAAACATGGCTTCAAAGTGAAAAGTACAGTATCTTTAATAATGCATCTACTCTGATTGTAGTATATGGAAATACAGATTCCCACTGGTATATATATGACTGTACACTGGCAGCGGGAAATATAATGCTTGCAGCATACAGCAAAGGGATTGGTACCTGCTGGATAGGTTTTGCAGAATATTACTTTAATACACCGGAATTCAAAAAGAAATACAAAATCCCGGAAAATTATGAGCTGGTCGCACCATTGAGCTGCGGTTATATAAAAGGAACTGTAAAGCCGCCTGAGAGAAAACCGCCCGTTGTTTTTAACAGATAA from Sebaldella termitidis ATCC 33386 includes the following:
- a CDS encoding nitroreductase family protein: MDTIECINSKRSIRAYEETQIPYETVMELLTLGTKASTGSNHQPWGFVVIQDAREIEDLSKNIKAYLLENLEKYPYLSQYETWLQSEKYSIFNNASTLIVVYGNTDSHWYIYDCTLAAGNIMLAAYSKGIGTCWIGFAEYYFNTPEFKKKYKIPENYELVAPLSCGYIKGTVKPPERKPPVVFNR